The following proteins are co-located in the Pyrobaculum calidifontis JCM 11548 genome:
- the trm10 gene encoding tRNA (adenine(9)-N1)-methyltransferase Trm10, which translates to MGLAADSPRDPHLTPLWRIFFDALASQGVSCLCIPRHFKCRGELAQCVAVGVAIGKYHVCKSPCRGSPLGVWSGVELLRAGGGAECPWTLAKQCAEPINVDVSLPEAPRIVIDLSLWDEHTPGEKHELVEQILATLGVVRGVLWDGNLWITHAPAEFVRLLELHARGMVHKMRIVEDMPPLQSPVVLDPEGPCLFTEEVARSHVEFIIGGIVDKEHVVKSGTRRLAELIGVEKRCRIELRGSTVGVPDRINKVAEIVLRTLAGQSLEEAILAVQAKRDRVYRLMWEIQKRGQRGPDGTIEISPEALREANWLGASAEEVELALKKARAKVARG; encoded by the coding sequence GTGGGTCTAGCCGCGGATTCCCCCCGCGACCCCCACTTGACTCCCCTCTGGCGTATTTTCTTCGACGCACTGGCCTCACAGGGCGTTTCCTGCCTCTGTATCCCACGCCACTTTAAGTGTAGGGGGGAGCTGGCGCAGTGCGTGGCAGTGGGGGTGGCCATTGGGAAGTACCACGTGTGCAAGTCGCCGTGCAGGGGCTCCCCCCTTGGGGTGTGGAGCGGCGTGGAGCTTCTCCGCGCGGGCGGCGGCGCCGAGTGTCCGTGGACTCTTGCCAAGCAGTGCGCCGAGCCGATCAACGTGGATGTGTCTCTGCCAGAGGCGCCGCGCATAGTGATAGACCTCTCTCTGTGGGACGAACACACGCCTGGCGAAAAACACGAGCTTGTGGAACAGATCTTGGCAACGCTGGGGGTGGTGAGGGGGGTGCTCTGGGATGGCAATCTGTGGATTACCCACGCCCCGGCGGAGTTTGTGAGGCTATTGGAGCTACACGCGAGGGGCATGGTTCACAAGATGCGCATTGTGGAAGACATGCCGCCTCTCCAGTCGCCTGTGGTTTTAGACCCCGAGGGCCCCTGCCTATTCACAGAGGAGGTCGCCCGGAGCCATGTAGAGTTCATCATCGGCGGCATTGTGGACAAGGAACACGTGGTGAAGTCTGGCACAAGGCGGCTGGCGGAGCTCATAGGCGTAGAGAAGAGGTGCCGCATAGAGCTCAGGGGGTCCACCGTGGGGGTGCCCGACCGGATTAACAAAGTTGCAGAAATAGTGCTGAGAACCCTCGCGGGGCAGTCCCTCGAGGAGGCCATTCTAGCCGTGCAGGCGAAGCGGGACAGGGTGTACAGGCTTATGTGGGAGATACAGAAGAGGGGGCAGAGGGGGCCAGACGGCACAATTGAAATTTCCCCCGAGGCGCTGAGGGAGGCCAACTGGCTGGGGGCCTCCGCGGAGGAGGTAGAACTGGCCTTGAAAAAGGCCAGGGCAAAGGTGGCGCGGGGCTAA
- a CDS encoding cobalamin-independent methionine synthase II family protein, translating into MSLPRAFITSVVGSWPRPSWLIEAFEKFEKGQLDQQTFSQYLDDAVKLAIRDQEEAGLDVITDGEQRRTSFVAFVGQKLRGFKIVRVEELHPNAKEIMKKYKAPLTLWRPVIAGYIEDSIIAVDEVEYAKKVATRPLKVTLPSPYLIMWEAWHHKISAPYYPRPEDAAEAYAKVLRREIARLIDKGVAFIQLDEPMLGDLIEAEPDKPDRYKQVASELYGQRYRGLRDEIQLAVDLVNEVVQGYGTSVRLGMHLDRWPTEDSPVVGYERLAPQIFDIKVRQYVVEYKHPRMGNPEEFAKILPSDKEIGLGSIDVRDPKRVETVEEVVAHVERVAKYVDPTRIWLNPDCGFAPGMYRAFPRAVALEKLKVMVKAAKALREKYWWV; encoded by the coding sequence ATGTCTCTGCCACGGGCGTTTATAACGTCGGTAGTGGGGTCGTGGCCGAGGCCCAGCTGGCTAATCGAGGCGTTTGAAAAATTTGAAAAGGGGCAGTTAGACCAGCAGACCTTCTCCCAGTACCTAGACGACGCCGTGAAGCTCGCCATTAGAGACCAGGAGGAGGCTGGGCTAGACGTGATAACCGACGGGGAGCAGAGGAGGACCTCCTTCGTAGCCTTTGTGGGACAGAAGCTCAGGGGGTTTAAGATCGTCCGCGTGGAGGAGCTACATCCAAACGCAAAGGAGATAATGAAGAAGTACAAGGCGCCTCTCACCCTGTGGAGACCCGTGATCGCGGGGTACATAGAGGACAGCATCATAGCCGTGGACGAGGTGGAGTACGCCAAGAAGGTCGCCACGAGGCCTCTCAAGGTCACCCTCCCGTCCCCCTACTTGATAATGTGGGAGGCTTGGCACCACAAGATCTCTGCGCCTTACTACCCGCGGCCCGAAGACGCCGCAGAGGCCTACGCCAAGGTGCTTCGGAGAGAGATCGCGCGCCTCATCGACAAAGGCGTGGCGTTTATACAGCTGGACGAGCCAATGTTGGGGGACTTAATAGAGGCGGAGCCCGACAAGCCGGATAGGTACAAGCAAGTGGCCTCCGAGCTCTATGGACAGCGGTACAGAGGCCTCAGAGACGAGATCCAGCTCGCCGTTGACTTGGTAAACGAGGTGGTGCAGGGCTACGGCACGTCGGTGAGGCTGGGGATGCACCTCGACAGGTGGCCCACTGAGGACTCCCCAGTGGTGGGCTATGAGAGGCTGGCGCCGCAGATCTTCGACATTAAGGTGCGGCAATACGTCGTTGAGTACAAGCACCCGAGGATGGGCAACCCCGAGGAATTCGCCAAGATACTGCCAAGCGACAAAGAGATAGGTCTAGGCTCGATAGACGTGAGAGACCCCAAGAGAGTTGAAACAGTGGAAGAGGTCGTGGCCCACGTGGAGAGAGTCGCGAAGTACGTAGACCCCACGCGGATTTGGCTAAATCCGGACTGTGGCTTCGCCCCAGGCATGTACAGGGCCTTCCCAAGGGCAGTGGCGCTGGAGAAGCTCAAAGTAATGGTAAAGGCCGCCAAGGCGCTGAGGGAAAAGTACTGGTGGGTCTAG
- a CDS encoding acetyl-CoA C-acetyltransferase, producing the protein MSVGGKRLENVYLVAFARTAFTRFSRKEPQKDDFWDLRPEEIAAVPVRAILERTGVKPEAVEDLLTGTALPVGEQWLYGGRHVVFAAKLPYTIPAAHIDRQCASSITTVAMGAMEVASGMADVVIAGGVEKMSKTPMYENPHIEINPKFLTDEEYVHLYNLHIGYVMGLTAERLAEVSGIKREEMDAWSLRSHKRAAEAYEKGYFKEEIVPVAVEKEGQKKVVDRDQAVRPDTTLEALAKLPPAFKPDGVITAGNSSPLNSGAAYVMLASGEAVKKYGLQPLAKVRAVAFAGVPPEVMGMGPVPASRKALEKAGLTVKQIGRWEINEAFAVVTLYAIKELGIDPELVNTRGGAIAIGHPLGATGARIIGTLARQLQLDGVDYGVATLCVGGGQGAAVVLERV; encoded by the coding sequence ATGTCTGTGGGTGGGAAAAGATTAGAAAACGTGTACCTAGTGGCATTTGCAAGAACGGCTTTTACAAGGTTCTCGCGGAAGGAGCCTCAGAAAGACGACTTCTGGGACCTAAGGCCGGAGGAGATAGCCGCAGTCCCTGTCAGGGCAATCCTCGAGAGGACTGGCGTAAAGCCCGAGGCGGTGGAGGACCTGCTTACCGGCACCGCGCTTCCGGTGGGCGAGCAGTGGCTCTACGGCGGCCGCCACGTCGTCTTTGCCGCAAAACTTCCCTACACAATACCTGCGGCCCATATAGATCGACAGTGCGCGAGTTCCATAACCACGGTGGCCATGGGCGCCATGGAGGTGGCCTCAGGCATGGCCGACGTGGTTATCGCCGGCGGAGTAGAGAAGATGTCTAAGACCCCCATGTATGAGAATCCCCACATCGAGATAAACCCCAAGTTTCTCACCGACGAGGAGTATGTCCACTTGTACAACCTCCACATTGGATACGTCATGGGCCTGACCGCGGAGAGGCTCGCCGAGGTGTCTGGCATTAAGCGCGAGGAAATGGATGCCTGGTCTCTAAGGAGCCACAAGAGGGCTGCAGAGGCCTACGAAAAGGGGTACTTCAAGGAGGAGATAGTGCCAGTGGCCGTGGAGAAAGAGGGGCAGAAAAAGGTGGTTGACAGAGACCAGGCTGTTAGGCCGGACACCACTCTAGAGGCCTTGGCCAAGCTGCCGCCTGCCTTTAAGCCAGACGGCGTAATAACCGCCGGCAACTCCTCGCCGCTTAACTCGGGGGCGGCCTACGTAATGTTAGCCTCAGGCGAGGCTGTTAAGAAGTACGGCCTCCAACCCTTGGCAAAGGTGAGAGCAGTGGCCTTTGCCGGCGTTCCCCCAGAGGTTATGGGCATGGGCCCCGTCCCCGCGTCTAGGAAGGCCCTTGAAAAGGCAGGCCTCACGGTGAAGCAGATAGGCAGGTGGGAGATCAATGAGGCCTTTGCCGTGGTGACTCTCTACGCGATAAAGGAGCTGGGCATAGACCCGGAGCTTGTGAACACAAGGGGCGGCGCCATCGCCATCGGCCACCCGCTGGGGGCAACTGGCGCAAGGATAATAGGGACGCTCGCGAGGCAGCTACAGCTCGACGGCGTGGACTACGGAGTGGCGACCCTCTGCGTAGGCGGAGGCCAAGGCGCCGCCGTTGTGCTAGAAAGAGTTTAA
- a CDS encoding ABC transporter substrate-binding protein, giving the protein MRLLAAVLLLAIAAFSVTIVTRADQASIDRALPVLQRYFPDVKIVPADPTQWRALIDRGGVDFLWAGAPVLYEVLLKEGRLAPMPNVPELQALPDKVGNIPLKRVVNGSVYYVVYGLLGYVIGYNQEALKRAGLEPVCSWSGFSSPKLVQYYLQTGSRPVALAKPTKSTSTAAMMQLVTEIYGWEEGWRYLTAMAAVARFVDSSGAVRDAVKRGEALFGPMVDYYVFIAGLGYCVPEDGTDILFDPIAVPKGANMTAAAVLTRVFLTDIEKTLVDRYIIPGNPAVLDSPDVNQTKAAVLKRHLELLKSKVKAVPPEKSASFYYSFIYYYEATLVDLQDVLTDVWTKVVKAYLAGNITRQQFEELLSLLAAPVNFTDPATGERLKFTYDVAVKLNDKVGSDPTYRDLVYQAWREAARAKYREVERRLESYLASKPAGGAPSAALLTAAAVGAFAVAVGAYLLMRRRAG; this is encoded by the coding sequence ATGCGTCTTTTGGCGGCGGTCCTACTGCTGGCAATAGCAGCTTTTTCCGTCACAATTGTAACAAGGGCCGACCAAGCCTCAATTGACAGAGCGTTGCCAGTGCTACAGCGGTATTTCCCCGATGTGAAAATAGTACCGGCGGACCCCACCCAGTGGAGGGCCCTTATTGACCGAGGGGGCGTGGACTTCCTGTGGGCAGGCGCGCCGGTTTTATACGAGGTTTTACTGAAGGAGGGGCGGCTGGCGCCTATGCCCAATGTCCCCGAGCTACAAGCGTTGCCGGACAAGGTGGGCAACATACCGCTCAAGAGGGTGGTAAACGGTAGCGTGTACTACGTGGTATACGGCTTGTTGGGCTACGTAATTGGCTACAACCAGGAGGCGCTCAAGAGGGCCGGCTTAGAGCCTGTGTGTAGCTGGAGCGGCTTCTCCTCTCCCAAGCTTGTCCAATACTACCTCCAGACAGGGAGCCGCCCCGTGGCCTTGGCGAAGCCCACTAAGTCTACCTCGACTGCGGCTATGATGCAGCTTGTGACAGAGATATACGGGTGGGAGGAGGGCTGGCGCTACCTAACGGCGATGGCGGCTGTGGCTAGGTTTGTGGACTCCAGCGGCGCCGTGCGCGACGCCGTGAAGCGAGGAGAGGCCCTCTTCGGCCCCATGGTGGACTACTATGTCTTCATCGCGGGGCTGGGCTACTGTGTGCCAGAGGACGGCACAGACATACTGTTTGACCCAATTGCGGTCCCCAAGGGCGCCAACATGACCGCGGCGGCTGTTTTGACAAGAGTCTTTCTCACAGACATTGAGAAGACTCTTGTAGATCGCTACATAATCCCCGGCAACCCCGCCGTGTTAGACTCTCCAGATGTAAATCAGACAAAGGCGGCGGTGTTAAAGAGGCACCTAGAGTTGCTTAAGTCGAAGGTAAAGGCTGTGCCGCCTGAAAAGTCGGCTTCGTTCTACTACTCCTTCATCTACTACTACGAGGCCACCCTAGTTGACTTGCAAGACGTCTTAACAGACGTGTGGACGAAGGTGGTTAAGGCGTACCTCGCCGGCAACATCACGCGGCAGCAGTTCGAAGAGCTGTTGAGTCTCCTCGCCGCGCCGGTCAACTTCACAGACCCAGCCACGGGGGAGCGGCTCAAGTTTACATACGACGTAGCGGTGAAGCTCAATGACAAGGTGGGGTCAGACCCCACTTACAGAGACCTAGTGTATCAAGCCTGGAGAGAAGCCGCCAGGGCCAAGTACAGAGAGGTAGAACGCCGGCTCGAGAGCTACCTCGCCTCCAAGCCCGCCGGCGGGGCCCCCTCGGCCGCCTTGCTCACGGCCGCCGCGGTCGGCGCCTTTGCAGTTGCAGTGGGGGCTTACCTACTAATGAGGCGGAGGGCGGGCTAG
- a CDS encoding winged helix-turn-helix domain-containing protein produces MARKRRRSRLEIVIDILETVKAECKPPTRIATEANLAYDRMVKILEALVARGLVRENAGTFCISAEGLKLLESYSQWKWLLDLLGV; encoded by the coding sequence ATGGCCAGGAAAAGAAGGAGAAGTAGGCTTGAGATTGTGATAGACATCCTCGAGACAGTCAAGGCTGAGTGTAAGCCGCCGACTAGGATAGCCACAGAGGCCAACCTGGCCTACGACAGAATGGTTAAAATCCTCGAGGCACTCGTGGCGAGGGGGCTAGTGAGGGAAAACGCGGGGACTTTCTGTATCTCGGCCGAGGGGTTAAAACTGTTGGAGTCCTACAGCCAGTGGAAGTGGCTGCTAGACCTACTGGGTGTCTAG
- a CDS encoding ABC transporter permease, whose product MYAEMLRLAWQALWERKGRTIGAIVGIVIAFTALSYALLTGQTFKDYTTRFFTSNFGANTLFVTGSQFTDADVGVLAGIQGVDAVVPLASTRGVVRVPGSNSPIPVTVYGVNPADLQRVLPSTALYDGTMFVGSNFALVGYYVAFDRSTGQQRVLVGSPLSLSVGRRSTTIAASGILATGSVGFFDTSRGVIMDLSTFRQLTGITSYNVVIVLARDPSLVDSVANEIRANYPNVDVISPQAILQTVNTYLTAFQLFMGMLAGVSTVITALWLYDTMSINVVQRTKEIGIMRAVGFKRRHITLMFLGEALIIAAIGVAIGAILLIPVSQAGLSLLFGNGATSAGGGQRGAPGGPPGFGGGAFQISSLVLDPVILAGTAALVVAVNLLGALVPAVRGSRIDLVQALKYE is encoded by the coding sequence ATGTACGCAGAGATGTTAAGGCTGGCGTGGCAGGCGCTGTGGGAGAGGAAGGGCAGAACCATCGGCGCTATTGTTGGAATAGTCATAGCCTTCACGGCGCTTAGCTACGCCCTCTTGACAGGCCAGACGTTCAAGGACTATACCACACGCTTCTTCACGTCTAACTTCGGCGCTAACACGCTGTTTGTCACAGGTTCCCAGTTCACCGACGCCGACGTGGGGGTCCTGGCGGGGATACAGGGAGTAGACGCGGTGGTTCCTCTGGCCTCCACCAGGGGAGTCGTGAGAGTGCCCGGCAGCAACAGCCCCATACCCGTCACCGTCTACGGCGTAAACCCAGCCGACCTCCAGCGCGTGCTTCCCTCCACCGCGCTCTACGACGGGACTATGTTCGTCGGCTCCAACTTCGCCTTGGTGGGCTACTACGTGGCCTTCGACAGATCCACGGGGCAACAAAGAGTATTGGTGGGGTCTCCGCTTTCTTTAAGCGTTGGGCGGAGGTCTACCACAATTGCGGCCTCGGGGATCTTGGCCACGGGTAGCGTGGGGTTTTTCGACACGTCCCGCGGCGTTATTATGGACCTCTCAACATTCCGCCAGCTGACGGGCATAACTAGCTACAACGTGGTAATAGTGCTGGCGAGAGACCCGTCGCTTGTGGACTCCGTGGCCAATGAAATAAGGGCAAATTACCCCAATGTGGACGTGATTTCTCCCCAGGCAATACTCCAGACGGTGAATACCTACCTCACAGCGTTTCAACTCTTCATGGGCATGTTGGCTGGGGTCAGCACTGTTATCACCGCGCTTTGGCTTTACGACACCATGAGCATAAACGTGGTGCAGAGGACTAAGGAGATCGGCATCATGAGGGCTGTGGGGTTCAAGAGGAGGCACATCACCCTCATGTTCCTCGGCGAGGCGCTCATAATAGCCGCAATAGGCGTGGCCATAGGCGCAATTCTGCTAATTCCAGTGTCTCAAGCCGGCCTCTCTCTGCTGTTCGGCAACGGGGCCACAAGCGCCGGGGGAGGGCAGAGGGGGGCACCAGGCGGGCCTCCGGGCTTCGGCGGAGGCGCATTCCAGATAAGTTCGCTTGTCTTAGACCCAGTGATTTTGGCCGGGACGGCGGCGTTGGTGGTAGCAGTCAACCTCCTCGGCGCCTTGGTGCCAGCAGTGCGGGGAAGCAGGATCGACTTAGTGCAGGCGTTGAAATACGAATGA
- a CDS encoding COG1361 family protein, with protein sequence MKKWLILAALLAALAYSQAVVFTPKVDYLFLGAQWVQVPKFPGDVGVISLSFYLADQYVDVSISLSPQCPYLTALGSAQMPTAGPGVVTATLKVMATALNATCPTNVYLKATYKASGSTLTNGIEKLEYVSVYIPPYPTAQVYAEGAAYVGLPSTVKLVVVSPYLLTGAVSVQGQGARVVAPTGPVVVNSTRAEIPATLIADSYTAALAVVINSRDWLGNPVTLTYTVPISAAPPPPAVVSISPTMLSANKYNAVNITVALPIRANGTATATVAGGIMPQSAVTFPIVNGVGKATVSVYPTASVVTFNVVATYQAAGVARTEQVAASAAVQQTFGGLSRLQVAPSKLIAGIANNVTLVVQAPGPFNVSVTVTGAASDKPSPYYFGGVDKATANLLLTPLSTQPVSLTVYVYHSAGVDQYVVNLPVVSSSIFTVLPTPSVVKSGGNRTVTITVINSGDVAIQKAVVAVSPASPSVVASTYTYQLGRLAPLDSAQLPISFIVPATFSGAIAFTYTITYTTELGTSATTQGTFYIQALQTPAVNITTVNVVPATPEPRRTFYVSITIVNKGFSPVSNLQVEARAPPGIRPITSPIYFVGILDTQQTTNVPFSFNATRPGTYEIDFTISYTDQYGNIYTIPYKVTVTVSNSTTRFFPGGTAPPGARQQQQQQSLPLATIAVAIVAVVAVAAGLVVYRRRHRKTQQ encoded by the coding sequence ATGAAAAAGTGGTTAATACTCGCGGCACTTCTAGCGGCGCTGGCCTATTCCCAGGCCGTCGTATTTACGCCTAAGGTGGACTACCTATTCCTCGGAGCTCAGTGGGTACAGGTGCCGAAGTTTCCAGGCGATGTCGGAGTAATCTCGCTGTCCTTCTACCTGGCTGACCAATATGTCGACGTGTCTATTAGCCTCAGCCCCCAGTGTCCCTATCTCACCGCACTTGGAAGCGCCCAGATGCCCACCGCGGGACCCGGAGTGGTCACTGCGACGCTGAAGGTCATGGCCACGGCGCTGAACGCCACCTGTCCCACAAACGTCTACCTAAAGGCCACCTACAAGGCGTCTGGCTCCACTCTCACAAACGGCATCGAGAAGCTTGAGTACGTCTCCGTGTACATACCGCCGTACCCCACGGCGCAGGTATACGCAGAAGGCGCCGCCTACGTGGGCCTGCCCTCCACTGTAAAGCTCGTTGTGGTGTCTCCCTACCTCTTGACGGGAGCTGTGTCTGTGCAAGGCCAGGGTGCGCGCGTCGTTGCGCCCACGGGCCCCGTAGTTGTTAACTCTACCAGGGCGGAGATACCCGCGACTCTTATCGCCGACTCCTACACGGCCGCCCTCGCAGTAGTCATCAACAGTAGAGACTGGCTGGGGAACCCCGTCACGTTGACGTACACAGTGCCCATCTCCGCCGCGCCGCCCCCGCCCGCCGTGGTGTCCATAAGCCCCACAATGCTCTCGGCGAATAAGTACAACGCGGTGAACATAACAGTGGCGTTGCCCATACGCGCCAACGGCACAGCCACGGCGACAGTGGCCGGAGGCATAATGCCGCAGTCCGCCGTGACCTTCCCCATAGTAAACGGCGTGGGGAAGGCCACCGTCTCCGTCTACCCCACGGCAAGCGTAGTGACGTTCAACGTGGTGGCCACCTACCAAGCGGCTGGGGTAGCCCGGACTGAGCAAGTCGCCGCCTCGGCGGCGGTGCAACAGACCTTCGGCGGCCTCTCAAGGCTACAGGTGGCGCCGAGCAAGCTGATAGCGGGCATAGCCAACAACGTGACGTTGGTGGTGCAGGCCCCCGGCCCCTTCAACGTCTCAGTGACTGTGACCGGCGCGGCGTCGGACAAGCCCTCCCCCTACTACTTCGGCGGAGTAGACAAGGCCACGGCTAACCTCCTCTTAACCCCGCTTTCCACTCAGCCCGTCTCTCTCACAGTGTACGTCTACCACAGCGCCGGTGTCGACCAGTACGTGGTCAATCTGCCCGTGGTGTCCTCCAGCATTTTTACCGTCTTGCCCACCCCCAGCGTTGTTAAAAGCGGCGGCAATCGCACAGTCACTATTACGGTGATTAACAGCGGCGATGTGGCTATACAAAAGGCAGTCGTGGCGGTGTCCCCCGCCTCGCCCTCCGTGGTGGCCTCCACTTACACGTACCAGTTGGGCAGACTCGCCCCCCTTGACAGCGCCCAGTTGCCCATCTCCTTCATTGTGCCAGCCACCTTCAGCGGCGCCATAGCCTTCACCTACACCATAACTTACACCACTGAGCTGGGCACAAGTGCCACAACTCAGGGCACCTTCTACATACAGGCGTTGCAGACGCCGGCGGTCAATATAACCACGGTAAATGTAGTCCCCGCGACCCCCGAGCCGCGCCGCACATTCTACGTATCTATAACCATAGTAAACAAGGGCTTCTCCCCAGTCTCCAACCTCCAGGTGGAGGCAAGGGCGCCTCCAGGCATTAGGCCCATAACCTCGCCCATATACTTCGTCGGCATCTTAGACACGCAGCAGACCACAAACGTGCCCTTCAGCTTCAACGCCACAAGGCCCGGCACTTACGAGATAGACTTCACAATCTCTTACACAGACCAGTACGGCAACATTTACACAATACCCTACAAGGTGACGGTGACAGTCAGCAACTCCACCACGCGCTTCTTCCCAGGAGGCACCGCGCCGCCTGGCGCACGACAACAGCAACAACAGCAGAGCCTGCCCCTCGCCACAATAGCCGTTGCCATTGTCGCCGTTGTGGCCGTGGCCGCGGGCCTTGTGGTATACAGGAGACGGCATAGAAAGACGCAACAATAG
- a CDS encoding secondary thiamine-phosphate synthase enzyme YjbQ: MKVHVEEFTVATRAREDIVVVTEQVERVVARSGVKNGIVLIYLPHATAIVTANENEPRLREDILNKLRALFPRGAGYRHDEIDDNANAHLANLFTGFHLVMPVVGGRLRRGTWQEVMVIEMDGPRTRTIVVVVLGE; the protein is encoded by the coding sequence ATGAAGGTTCACGTGGAGGAGTTTACAGTGGCCACGAGGGCTAGGGAGGACATTGTAGTAGTGACTGAGCAAGTGGAGCGCGTTGTGGCGAGGAGCGGGGTGAAGAACGGCATTGTCCTCATATACCTCCCCCACGCCACTGCCATTGTCACCGCTAATGAGAACGAGCCGAGGCTGAGGGAGGACATTTTGAACAAGCTTAGGGCTCTGTTTCCGCGCGGTGCTGGATACCGCCACGACGAGATCGATGACAATGCCAACGCGCATCTCGCCAACCTCTTCACGGGGTTCCACCTGGTGATGCCCGTGGTGGGGGGCAGACTGAGGAGGGGCACGTGGCAGGAGGTTATGGTGATTGAGATGGATGGGCCGCGGACGAGGACCATCGTCGTGGTCGTGTTGGGGGAATGA
- a CDS encoding thiamine-phosphate kinase: protein MSGFGGRGVDEKGFLRWLLGELGVEEDDVAYVDGLVVKVDGAAASTSRLPFQTWADFGWRNVAAAYSDVRVKFAEARLLLASVTAPDLGTAAEVVQGVREASQFFSLAYVGGDLNEGRDVVVDVVLVGWARARVGRAPRPGDVLVTIPQFGYTSLAYRFWQMGGAVVERGVEALKRPKPLWPLPPAECVTAAMDSSDGLGDVLWSMARGVDIVVKELPAPREVLEFAAERGLDVGEIVFNGGEEFLPVFAVRRDCPVESPYVSFAEVVPGEGRVWWRGEELKWRGWAYFRGWG from the coding sequence GTGTCTGGCTTTGGGGGCCGCGGTGTAGATGAGAAGGGGTTTTTGAGGTGGCTCTTAGGGGAGCTGGGGGTGGAGGAAGACGACGTGGCCTATGTCGATGGGCTCGTGGTTAAGGTCGACGGCGCCGCTGCCTCCACGTCGAGGCTTCCCTTTCAGACGTGGGCTGACTTTGGGTGGAGGAACGTGGCGGCGGCTTACAGCGACGTGAGGGTGAAGTTCGCCGAGGCGCGCCTCCTCTTGGCCTCAGTGACGGCGCCGGACTTGGGAACCGCGGCTGAGGTGGTGCAGGGGGTGAGAGAGGCGTCGCAGTTCTTCTCCTTGGCCTACGTGGGTGGGGACCTCAACGAGGGCCGCGACGTGGTTGTAGACGTGGTCTTGGTGGGGTGGGCGCGGGCGCGTGTGGGGAGGGCGCCCCGCCCCGGCGACGTCCTTGTGACAATTCCTCAGTTCGGCTACACGTCTCTTGCGTATAGGTTTTGGCAGATGGGCGGCGCCGTCGTGGAGAGGGGGGTCGAAGCGCTTAAGAGGCCCAAGCCCCTCTGGCCCCTCCCCCCGGCGGAGTGTGTGACTGCAGCCATGGACTCCTCCGACGGCCTTGGCGACGTCCTGTGGTCTATGGCGAGAGGCGTGGACATAGTGGTGAAGGAGCTCCCGGCTCCCCGCGAGGTGCTTGAGTTTGCGGCTGAGAGGGGTCTCGACGTGGGAGAGATAGTCTTCAACGGAGGTGAGGAGTTCCTCCCCGTCTTTGCTGTGAGGAGGGACTGCCCCGTGGAGTCGCCATATGTGTCCTTCGCCGAGGTGGTGCCTGGCGAGGGGCGGGTCTGGTGGAGAGGGGAAGAGCTCAAATGGAGGGGATGGGCATACTTCCGCGGGTGGGGGTGA
- the rpiA gene encoding ribose 5-phosphate isomerase A, with translation MKHLLATHALRYVKGGMVIGLGSGTTAREFIKALAALRHLDLTLVATSADSEVVAYEVGLGDRLRPMWAVDKIDLAVDGADEVTRGKLMLKGRGGALLREKVVDYAAEKFVVLVERHKVVDFIPARNPVPVEVLPWAWRHVARQIEKKFGGSTALRTGEGKLGPVVTDNGNYIVDWRPEGPIDERVEDELKQIPGVLETGIFSKRKDAVVLVADEKGTVEEL, from the coding sequence ATGAAACACCTCTTGGCTACCCACGCGCTTAGGTACGTAAAGGGGGGCATGGTAATTGGCTTAGGCTCTGGCACCACTGCGAGGGAGTTCATAAAGGCCCTCGCCGCGCTGAGGCACTTGGACCTCACGCTGGTGGCCACCTCTGCCGACAGCGAGGTAGTCGCCTACGAGGTAGGCCTCGGGGACAGGCTCAGGCCCATGTGGGCTGTGGATAAGATCGACTTGGCGGTAGACGGCGCCGACGAGGTGACGAGGGGGAAGCTCATGCTCAAGGGCAGGGGCGGGGCTCTGCTGAGGGAGAAGGTGGTGGACTACGCCGCTGAGAAGTTCGTAGTGCTCGTGGAGCGGCACAAGGTGGTAGACTTTATCCCAGCCCGCAACCCCGTGCCCGTCGAGGTCCTCCCCTGGGCGTGGCGCCACGTGGCTAGGCAGATTGAGAAAAAATTCGGCGGCTCCACCGCGCTGAGGACTGGGGAGGGGAAGCTGGGGCCCGTGGTAACAGACAACGGAAACTACATCGTCGACTGGAGACCGGAGGGGCCCATCGACGAGAGGGTTGAGGACGAGCTAAAGCAGATACCCGGCGTCCTAGAGACAGGGATATTCTCCAAGCGGAAAGACGCCGTGGTGCTAGTCGCAGACGAGAAGGGCACAGTAGAGGAGCTCTAA